The Cricetulus griseus strain 17A/GY chromosome 9, alternate assembly CriGri-PICRH-1.0, whole genome shotgun sequence genome has a segment encoding these proteins:
- the LOC113839044 gene encoding protein ZNF738-like produces MACSQSLLTFEDVAINFSKEEWECLNTSQRDLYRFVMLENYSNLVSVGLSVSKPELVTCLEQNKEPWMVNIKDSEVLEPGKLKGNNGSCVKYKTINVQQLQFD; encoded by the exons ATGGCTTGTTCTCAG aGTCTGTTGACATTCGAGGATGTGGCCATCAATTTCTCTAAGGAGGAATGGGAATGCTTGAATACTTCTCAGAGGGATTTGTACAGATTTgtcatgttggagaattacagcaacctggtttctgtag GACTTTCTGTATCAAAACCAGAGTTAGtcacctgtcttgaacaaaatAAAGAACCCTGGATGGTGAATATAAAGGACTCAGAAGTCCTGGAACCAGGTAAGTTGAAAGGGAACAATGGTTCATGTgtgaaatacaaaacaataaatgTCCAACAACTGCAGTTTGATTAG